Proteins encoded in a region of the Metamycoplasma alkalescens genome:
- a CDS encoding ribonuclease J, which produces MNKFNFFALGGLDENGKNSYVLDIQGKLFIINAGTKIPINLHNGIDTLICNYEYLEKRAKDIVGVFITDVKNASFSAIPWLLMKIPGLKIFTSSFNRIVLLERITKYNIDHTKFEIKSINDPIKFNDVVVTPFDLAGGLPGQIGFNFEYSEGNILFMSNFVDGNLGTYGKTDMLEIKRIIDNGKDLQLLIMDASHSNYPGRSIDHLWISKKIEYKFKETSNDKRIIFGLYDEDMITAHEILILACKYKRPVVTYGRNYSQLINLVSKINPNLEFPEFIDYRVANEVPNAVILVTGAVERLYARFIRIVSDNDVYLKLKSNDAVIFVAPPVNGLEVNYALTLDEISRKTPNLIELNSVQFYPCSPAKEDIYNVIKFLKPKYFIPIQGLYRYLVVATHLAKVAGMNLSNCIVLQNGKVAEFVNNELVSQKQGIKSIGDVIIDGFGIGDVSQEVFNERKNLARDGVIALSCLVDFKTKQPIGQLQITSYGIISKDNKEIVTNIVNTLFSKEFENKSVEETDLKDIQERLRKSVKRKIFKTLNKEPIIVITLYEI; this is translated from the coding sequence ATGAACAAATTTAACTTTTTTGCTTTGGGTGGATTGGATGAGAATGGTAAGAACTCTTATGTTTTAGATATTCAAGGTAAATTATTCATTATTAATGCTGGTACAAAAATACCAATTAATTTACATAATGGTATTGACACATTAATTTGTAATTATGAATATTTAGAAAAAAGAGCAAAAGATATTGTTGGAGTTTTTATTACTGATGTTAAAAATGCGTCATTTTCAGCAATTCCATGGTTATTGATGAAAATCCCTGGGTTAAAAATTTTTACAAGTTCATTTAATCGAATTGTTTTGTTAGAAAGAATTACAAAATACAACATTGATCACACTAAGTTTGAAATTAAAAGTATAAATGATCCAATCAAGTTTAATGATGTAGTTGTTACTCCTTTTGATTTAGCAGGAGGGTTACCTGGTCAAATTGGTTTTAATTTTGAATATAGTGAAGGAAATATTCTTTTTATGTCAAACTTTGTTGATGGGAATTTAGGAACATACGGTAAAACTGACATGCTAGAAATTAAAAGAATTATCGATAATGGCAAGGATTTGCAATTATTGATAATGGATGCATCACACTCAAATTATCCTGGAAGAAGCATTGACCATCTTTGAATTTCTAAAAAAATTGAATATAAATTTAAAGAAACCTCAAATGATAAAAGAATTATTTTTGGTTTATATGATGAAGATATGATCACAGCACATGAAATTTTAATTCTTGCTTGCAAATATAAACGCCCTGTTGTTACATATGGAAGAAATTATTCACAATTAATTAATTTAGTTTCAAAAATTAATCCAAACCTTGAATTTCCTGAATTTATTGATTATCGTGTTGCAAATGAAGTTCCTAATGCTGTTATTTTAGTTACAGGAGCTGTTGAAAGACTTTATGCGCGTTTTATTCGCATCGTTTCCGATAATGATGTTTATTTGAAATTGAAATCAAATGATGCAGTAATCTTTGTTGCACCACCTGTCAATGGATTGGAAGTTAATTATGCTTTAACATTGGATGAAATATCGCGGAAAACACCAAATTTAATTGAACTAAATTCAGTTCAATTTTATCCATGTAGTCCAGCAAAGGAAGATATTTATAATGTAATTAAGTTTTTGAAACCAAAATATTTTATTCCGATTCAAGGATTATATCGTTATTTGGTTGTTGCAACACATTTAGCTAAGGTTGCGGGAATGAATTTAAGTAATTGCATTGTTTTACAAAATGGTAAAGTTGCTGAATTTGTGAACAATGAATTAGTTTCACAAAAACAAGGAATAAAAAGCATTGGTGATGTTATCATTGATGGGTTTGGTATTGGTGATGTTTCACAAGAAGTTTTCAATGAAAGAAAAAATTTAGCACGTGATGGAGTGATTGCTTTAAGTTGTTTAGTTGATTTCAAAACTAAACAACCAATTGGTCAACTTCAAATTACATCATACGGGATTATTTCCAAAGATAATAAAGAAATCGTGACAAATATCGTTAATACTTTATTTTCAAAAGAATTTGAAAATAAGAGTGTTGAAGAAACAGATTTAAAAGATATTCAAGAGCGATTAAGAAAAAGTGTTAAAAGAAAAATATTTAAAACATTGAATAAAGAACCAATTATTGTCATAACACTATATGAAATTTAA
- the uvrB gene encoding excinuclease ABC subunit UvrB, giving the protein MNKFKMVTNFVPSGDQPKAIKELVDGINNNKKHQVLLGVTGSGKTFTLANVINETNRPALVISHNKTLASQIYQELKELFPHNKVEYFISYFDYYRPEAYKPAEDLYIEKSSITNKEIEAMRISTLNSLISRHDTIVVASVASIYGAFNPEEYKKHFLKIEVGKKITKKEIRSSLTKMHYNNKGYFPEIEQGEFKSVGDTITISPGYKFDYLIRIELFDDEISAVKFIDPITKEVIESIDEIVIYPCTSFLINQNYVERICEDIEEELKERIEFFKNNNKLVEAQRIESRVFADIDSIKEFGYTSGMENYARYIDGREVGQKPYTLFDYLHKDTILYIDESHLMLPQIKGMYEGDRSRKEKLVDYGWRLPSALDNRPLKYDEYKAINLPRIYLSATPGDEEIALADGEVITQFIRPTGLLDPVIKIMPKQGQIQKIHDLLKNQIANNERSLILTHTKQNAEELTKYLKEHKIKSAYIHEEFEVFERNAILTGLRMGKYDVVIGINLLREGIDLPEVSLILVLDADVSGLGRDKRSLIQIVGRAARNDHGQVIFFADKISKSMEDAINDNKLKREIQMKYNRDNNIVPKTIIKPIPTKNIDMALNVKFKKDLKTSINKSYINELVKEMKEAAKRMEFDKAIEIQNILADLGYNKEK; this is encoded by the coding sequence ATGAATAAGTTTAAAATGGTAACTAATTTTGTTCCATCTGGAGATCAACCAAAAGCAATAAAGGAATTGGTTGATGGAATTAATAATAATAAAAAACATCAAGTACTTCTTGGGGTAACTGGTTCAGGGAAAACTTTTACCTTAGCTAATGTTATTAATGAAACAAATCGACCTGCTTTAGTAATTAGTCATAATAAAACTTTAGCTAGTCAAATATATCAAGAACTTAAAGAATTATTTCCACATAACAAGGTGGAATATTTCATTTCATACTTTGATTATTATCGTCCTGAAGCTTATAAACCAGCCGAAGATTTATACATTGAAAAATCTTCAATTACCAATAAAGAGATTGAAGCAATGCGTATCTCGACATTGAATTCATTGATTTCTAGACACGATACAATTGTTGTTGCTTCTGTTGCTTCAATCTATGGTGCATTCAATCCTGAAGAATATAAAAAGCATTTTTTAAAGATTGAGGTTGGAAAAAAAATAACAAAGAAAGAGATTCGAAGTTCTTTAACAAAAATGCATTATAACAATAAAGGATACTTTCCTGAAATTGAACAAGGTGAATTTAAAAGTGTTGGAGATACAATCACAATTTCACCTGGATATAAATTTGATTACTTAATTCGAATTGAGTTATTTGATGATGAAATAAGTGCAGTTAAATTTATTGATCCAATTACAAAGGAAGTCATTGAAAGCATTGATGAAATTGTAATTTATCCTTGTACAAGTTTTTTAATTAATCAAAATTATGTTGAACGTATTTGTGAGGATATTGAAGAAGAATTGAAAGAACGAATCGAGTTTTTCAAAAATAATAATAAATTAGTTGAAGCACAAAGAATTGAAAGCAGAGTTTTTGCTGATATAGATTCAATTAAAGAATTTGGATATACAAGTGGAATGGAAAATTATGCCCGATATATTGATGGAAGAGAAGTCGGGCAAAAACCATATACACTATTTGACTATTTACATAAAGATACAATTTTATATATTGATGAAAGTCACTTGATGCTTCCTCAAATCAAGGGAATGTATGAGGGAGATAGGTCAAGAAAAGAAAAATTAGTTGATTATGGTTGAAGATTACCCTCTGCATTAGATAATCGTCCTTTGAAATATGATGAATATAAAGCAATAAATCTTCCAAGAATTTATCTTTCAGCAACACCAGGAGACGAAGAAATTGCTTTGGCTGATGGTGAGGTCATCACACAATTTATTAGACCAACAGGATTGCTAGATCCAGTTATTAAAATTATGCCTAAACAAGGTCAAATCCAAAAGATTCATGACTTATTAAAAAATCAAATTGCCAATAATGAAAGATCATTAATTTTAACCCATACAAAACAAAATGCTGAAGAACTAACAAAATATTTAAAAGAACATAAAATTAAATCAGCATATATTCATGAGGAATTTGAAGTTTTTGAAAGAAATGCAATTCTAACTGGACTAAGAATGGGTAAGTATGATGTTGTTATCGGTATCAATTTGTTAAGGGAAGGGATTGATTTACCAGAAGTTAGCTTAATTTTAGTTTTGGATGCTGATGTAAGTGGATTAGGTAGAGATAAAAGATCATTAATTCAAATTGTTGGTCGTGCTGCAAGAAACGATCATGGACAAGTCATATTTTTTGCAGATAAGATCTCTAAATCAATGGAAGATGCAATAAATGATAATAAACTAAAAAGAGAAATTCAAATGAAATACAACAGGGACAATAATATTGTCCCGAAAACGATTATCAAACCAATTCCAACAAAAAACATTGATATGGCATTGAATGTCAAATTCAAAAAAGATTTAAAAACATCAATTAACAAAAGTTATATTAATGAATTAGTTAAGGAAATGAAAGAAGCTGCTAAAAGAATGGAATTTGATAAGGCTATTGAAATTCAAAATATATTGGCAGATTTAGGATATAACAAAGAAAAATAA
- the pyk gene encoding pyruvate kinase — MKFNEQRTKIVATIGPASDNYETMRQLIEAGVTTIRANFSHGNGEDHKHKFDLARKISSEIDRPISLMLDTKGPEIRVGKIKDGGCLIPAKHKLVIKTNQDAYENLIGDENTISVSYRMDLDLKEGNKVLLDDGKLVTIVKEIKENEVIVETVNAHKLKTNKRINIPGVDFSLSFLSKKDIDDIIWGAQYKVDYIAASFVSNAKNVQEIRKILDENNGKHIQIISKIESQTAIKNIEEIIRASDGIMIARGDLGLEIPYYDVPYYQKRIIRLARMQGKEVIVATQMLDSMENSPIPTRAEVTDVYYAVELGADATMLSGESASGKYPVEAVKVMSNIVKRAEKEYFTELFYEKQIEKVANDQSSRMLISYEVASILQSGEYKYAIVLSHSGKLLKEIAKYRPNAYIIGVVSDDKLVWSYGITAGIFCEKHSEAVRGLIKYNHDAGRQILDAYGAKKGDKFIVVDSLNITMHEY, encoded by the coding sequence ATGAAATTTAATGAACAAAGAACAAAAATTGTCGCAACAATTGGTCCAGCAAGTGATAACTATGAAACAATGCGACAATTAATTGAAGCAGGAGTAACAACAATCCGGGCAAATTTTTCACATGGAAATGGGGAAGATCATAAACATAAATTTGATTTAGCAAGAAAGATTTCAAGTGAAATTGATCGTCCAATTTCTTTAATGTTAGATACAAAAGGACCTGAAATTCGGGTTGGAAAAATTAAGGATGGTGGATGTTTAATTCCTGCCAAACATAAATTAGTAATTAAAACAAATCAGGATGCATATGAAAATTTAATTGGTGATGAAAACACAATTAGTGTTTCATACCGAATGGATTTAGATCTTAAAGAAGGTAATAAAGTTTTATTAGATGATGGAAAATTGGTAACAATTGTTAAAGAAATTAAAGAAAATGAAGTTATTGTTGAAACAGTTAATGCCCATAAACTAAAAACAAATAAAAGAATTAATATTCCAGGTGTTGATTTTTCGCTTTCTTTCTTAAGTAAAAAAGATATTGATGACATTATTTGAGGAGCACAATATAAGGTTGATTATATTGCTGCATCATTTGTTAGCAATGCCAAAAATGTCCAAGAAATTCGCAAAATTTTGGATGAAAACAATGGTAAACATATTCAAATAATCTCAAAAATTGAATCACAAACAGCAATTAAAAACATTGAAGAAATTATTCGTGCTTCAGATGGAATTATGATTGCCAGAGGTGATTTAGGTCTAGAAATTCCTTATTATGATGTTCCATACTATCAAAAAAGAATTATTCGTCTAGCAAGAATGCAAGGCAAAGAAGTAATTGTTGCAACACAGATGCTTGATTCAATGGAAAACTCTCCAATTCCAACAAGAGCTGAAGTAACTGATGTTTATTATGCAGTTGAACTGGGTGCTGATGCAACAATGTTGTCTGGTGAATCAGCAAGTGGGAAGTATCCTGTTGAAGCTGTGAAGGTGATGTCAAATATTGTTAAAAGAGCAGAAAAAGAGTATTTTACAGAACTATTTTATGAAAAACAAATTGAAAAAGTTGCGAATGATCAAAGTTCAAGAATGTTAATTTCTTATGAAGTTGCATCGATTCTACAGTCTGGTGAATACAAGTATGCAATTGTTTTAAGTCATAGTGGTAAATTATTAAAAGAAATTGCTAAATATCGTCCAAATGCTTATATTATTGGTGTAGTTAGTGATGATAAATTAGTTTGAAGTTATGGCATCACAGCAGGAATATTTTGTGAAAAACATTCAGAAGCAGTAAGAGGTTTAATTAAATACAATCATGATGCTGGACGCCAAATTTTGGATGCTTATGGAGCTAAAAAAGGTGATAAATTTATTGTTGTTGATAGTCTAAATATCACAATGCATGAATATTAA
- a CDS encoding endonuclease/exonuclease/phosphatase family protein, which yields MIKLTKKIFLSLTPILFTLPIMSASCVESRNDNNEQQSGSEVKKQKNRENIDHSNTFKWGHWNITNFTGNRNQNDKTTRIALLANEAKFDILGLTEVLNANGVEKIVNKMNELSNSNMYSYIASKKLNGSMFKKKNGNSRDNSEHVAIIYNKNRFDLEKFSTNEVGYSYTDKFNDFLGNNAEYARPPYGVKFKFKEKPDKKMTVVFAHFDSPGVSRTNRKLGEKKMNGIGIFEYREAKQLFNVLEHFDKIGNKEGNIFFGGDTNIGLGKQNIAFDWLTNGNDKDYKSVFEDSENNKTSLGKNDTWSEPYDKMFYKTNWKLVTKEIFDIYKIINDQKIKTLFKKHKVEIKKISDIRKGTVLSDHTFTSATFEIQ from the coding sequence ATGATCAAGTTGACAAAAAAAATTTTTCTATCACTAACACCTATTTTATTTACACTACCAATAATGTCAGCTAGTTGCGTTGAATCTAGAAATGATAACAATGAACAACAATCTGGCTCAGAAGTTAAAAAACAAAAAAATAGAGAAAATATTGATCATTCCAATACATTTAAATGAGGGCATTGAAATATCACAAATTTTACTGGTAATAGAAATCAAAATGATAAAACTACAAGAATAGCATTACTTGCTAATGAAGCAAAATTTGATATATTAGGATTAACAGAAGTTTTAAATGCAAATGGCGTAGAAAAAATAGTTAATAAAATGAATGAATTATCTAATTCGAACATGTATTCATATATTGCTTCAAAAAAATTAAACGGTTCAATGTTTAAGAAAAAAAATGGAAATTCTAGAGATAACTCTGAGCATGTAGCAATTATTTATAATAAAAATAGATTTGACCTAGAAAAATTTAGTACAAATGAGGTTGGTTATAGTTATACTGATAAATTTAATGATTTTTTAGGAAATAATGCGGAATATGCTAGACCACCATATGGAGTTAAATTTAAATTTAAAGAAAAACCAGACAAAAAAATGACTGTTGTTTTTGCACATTTTGATTCTCCTGGAGTTTCTAGAACTAATAGAAAACTTGGAGAAAAAAAAATGAATGGTATTGGTATTTTTGAATATAGAGAAGCAAAGCAACTATTTAATGTATTAGAGCATTTTGACAAAATAGGAAATAAAGAAGGAAATATATTTTTTGGTGGAGATACTAATATAGGCTTAGGTAAGCAAAATATAGCTTTTGATTGACTGACAAATGGAAATGATAAAGATTACAAATCAGTATTTGAAGATAGTGAAAATAATAAAACCTCACTAGGCAAAAATGATACTTGATCTGAACCATATGACAAGATGTTTTATAAAACTAATTGAAAACTAGTTACAAAAGAGATATTTGATATATATAAAATTATTAATGACCAAAAAATAAAGACTTTATTTAAAAAACACAAAGTCGAAATAAAAAAAATATCTGATATTAGAAAAGGTACAGTTTTAAGTGATCATACATTCACATCTGCAACGTTTGAAATTCAATAA
- a CDS encoding DNA methyltransferase gives MALIKEFKINNETNSIFLNDKFIENSWKQRSIMWGDPLHKTCAYNAMFPIRVADFFIKKYTNKKDIVLDPFSGRGTTLLQARILNRISYASDLNPLSYVLSKSKEKNLDLEKIINRVNELKKKYYLVNDKEKYLKKINNLETMQIYYSDYNLKQISFLKEKIGKKWKKNSDIDNFILAISLGLMHGPAKKNGDSSYFSLSMSNNLSMSPNYVKKYALKNNLVKPENDIFDLISTKIKKIYQKRTKELNNTKFDGYFKISNALNISKTWNDITPKLIFTSPPYLNIINYTKQNWIKMWMLGYETELDNKKIGLDDFHNINNYLNNFLIKFMKECHQIMNDKSKLIMVIGDVNRNNKVFSIYDHISLIEKETNLILKEIYIDEINQNSKATNSFGSKAGKATQVEKIYVFKKNKYLYKK, from the coding sequence ATGGCTTTAATTAAAGAATTCAAGATTAATAATGAAACAAACTCTATTTTTTTAAATGATAAATTTATTGAAAATAGTTGAAAACAAAGAAGCATAATGTGAGGTGATCCATTGCATAAAACATGTGCTTACAACGCAATGTTTCCAATTCGAGTTGCTGATTTCTTTATTAAAAAATATACAAATAAAAAAGATATTGTATTAGATCCATTCTCAGGAAGAGGGACAACATTACTACAAGCTAGAATTCTAAATCGAATAAGCTATGCAAGCGATCTAAATCCGTTATCATATGTTTTAAGCAAATCAAAAGAAAAAAATCTTGATCTTGAAAAAATAATCAATCGAGTAAATGAATTGAAAAAAAAATATTACTTAGTCAACGACAAAGAAAAATATCTAAAAAAAATAAATAATTTGGAAACAATGCAAATTTATTATTCAGATTATAATTTGAAACAAATCTCTTTTTTAAAAGAAAAAATAGGAAAAAAATGAAAAAAAAATAGTGATATTGATAATTTTATATTAGCAATATCACTAGGTCTAATGCATGGTCCGGCAAAAAAAAATGGTGATTCGTCATATTTTTCATTATCAATGTCAAATAATCTTTCAATGTCTCCAAATTATGTCAAAAAATATGCATTAAAAAATAATTTAGTTAAACCTGAAAATGATATTTTTGATTTAATTTCAACAAAAATAAAAAAAATTTATCAAAAAAGAACAAAAGAATTAAATAATACTAAATTTGATGGATACTTTAAAATATCAAATGCGCTTAATATTTCTAAAACATGAAATGACATTACACCAAAGTTAATTTTTACTTCGCCTCCTTATTTAAATATCATCAATTATACAAAACAAAATTGGATCAAAATGTGAATGCTTGGCTATGAAACTGAATTAGATAATAAAAAAATTGGTCTTGATGATTTTCATAACATAAATAACTACTTAAATAATTTTCTAATCAAATTTATGAAAGAATGTCACCAAATTATGAATGATAAATCAAAATTAATTATGGTAATTGGTGATGTTAATCGTAATAATAAAGTGTTTTCAATATATGACCATATTTCTTTAATTGAAAAAGAGACTAATCTAATTTTAAAAGAAATATATATTGATGAAATTAATCAAAATTCAAAAGCAACAAATTCTTTTGGTTCTAAAGCAGGAAAAGCAACTCAAGTTGAAAAAATTTATGTTTTTAAAAAAAATAAATATTTGTATAAAAAATAA
- a CDS encoding leucine-rich repeat domain-containing protein, which yields MKSTKKILLTLSAIMPTAVAVAVVSCGKGEKQNEFAKNFVLGNTGTENYNKKTKTLDLSKKDIKIIPQGSFSAIALLNLFQKTVAAANPSPEWRAPDGIFDLTTKTINIEKIVLPENLEVIENGAFEGLGLKEIQFSKHTNKLTKIFKNAFANNRLTKIDLPQSILEIDKNAFYNNQISEINLKDLTNIKKLSAGVLAKNELKSIDLTNIVTIEESALAMNKFEKLELHNNLKKNFVSEKLFYFSGNNKDNKYQTVELEVKDQELKNFLEEKLRDDSSLNYKIK from the coding sequence ATGAAATCTACAAAAAAAATCTTGTTAACATTAAGTGCAATAATGCCAACAGCAGTCGCAGTTGCTGTTGTTTCTTGTGGTAAGGGCGAAAAACAAAATGAATTTGCAAAAAATTTTGTTTTAGGAAATACTGGAACTGAAAACTATAATAAGAAAACCAAAACCCTAGATTTAAGTAAAAAAGATATAAAAATTATTCCGCAAGGATCATTTTCAGCGATAGCATTATTAAATTTATTCCAAAAAACAGTTGCCGCTGCTAATCCAAGTCCTGAATGACGAGCTCCGGATGGGATTTTTGATTTAACTACTAAAACAATAAATATTGAAAAAATTGTTTTGCCAGAGAATCTTGAAGTGATTGAAAATGGTGCATTTGAAGGCCTTGGTTTAAAAGAAATTCAATTTAGCAAACACACAAATAAATTAACAAAAATTTTTAAGAATGCTTTTGCTAATAATCGTCTAACAAAAATTGATTTACCACAATCAATCTTAGAAATTGATAAGAATGCATTTTATAATAATCAAATATCAGAAATAAATTTAAAAGATTTAACTAATATCAAAAAATTAAGTGCCGGTGTGCTGGCAAAAAATGAATTAAAGTCAATTGATCTTACAAATATTGTTACAATTGAAGAATCTGCATTAGCAATGAATAAATTTGAAAAATTAGAATTACACAATAATTTAAAAAAGAATTTTGTTTCAGAAAAACTATTTTATTTTAGTGGTAACAATAAGGACAATAAATATCAAACTGTAGAACTTGAAGTTAAAGACCAAGAATTAAAAAATTTCTTAGAAGAAAAATTAAGAGATGATTCAAGTCTAAATTACAAAATTAAATAA
- a CDS encoding SDR family oxidoreductase, with protein sequence MMRFAVAITGANSGIGLACTKLFLEKNYSVLAIDKEIENLKKIESKNLLISKTNVKDFNAIKKAIENAHKKIGEIDLMINNAGVMYLEKYHKQNQDEKYDMLDTNIKGVLNGMDAILPSMLERNHGTIINISSVAGRYTYKNHAVYNSTKFAVNAATEQIRRELAHTNIRFSLIEPAIVNTNLLENTKNKEIYNEYKKWRDEINGGLSPEQIAETAFYVYSLPQEINIKEIMLSHTNETDV encoded by the coding sequence ATGATGAGATTTGCGGTCGCAATTACTGGTGCTAATTCAGGAATTGGTTTAGCATGCACAAAACTTTTTTTAGAAAAAAATTATTCAGTTTTAGCAATTGATAAAGAAATTGAAAATCTTAAAAAGATTGAATCAAAAAATCTTTTAATATCAAAAACGAATGTAAAAGATTTCAATGCAATCAAAAAAGCAATTGAAAATGCACATAAAAAAATCGGTGAAATTGATTTAATGATTAACAACGCCGGAGTGATGTATTTAGAAAAATATCACAAGCAAAATCAAGATGAAAAATATGACATGCTAGATACAAATATTAAAGGTGTCCTAAATGGAATGGATGCAATTTTACCTAGCATGTTAGAAAGAAATCATGGAACAATAATTAATATTTCTAGTGTCGCTGGAAGATACACTTATAAAAATCATGCAGTTTATAATTCCACCAAGTTTGCAGTCAATGCTGCAACCGAGCAAATAAGAAGAGAATTAGCTCATACAAATATTAGATTCAGTCTAATCGAACCAGCAATTGTAAACACCAATTTATTAGAAAATACTAAAAACAAAGAAATATATAATGAATATAAAAAATGAAGAGATGAAATCAATGGCGGACTTAGTCCTGAACAAATTGCAGAAACAGCTTTTTATGTTTATTCATTGCCACAAGAAATAAACATTAAAGAAATTATGCTATCTCATACAAATGAAACTGATGTTTAA
- a CDS encoding BspA family leucine-rich repeat surface protein, which produces MKKSWRILSAISIISIPFPIVAASCEKKNNIQKTIKFDENNQQENKEKEDEQKNQNQQDNQSNKIGNKSNLETNKEDLQAKEKQENLEKIKKIQSLWEMHKDEFGTFHTHKDVLDQINVYANEEKISTLELANDAKINSFLEEDENGGKNNIEFKIGENKFNLKLGSVFKDKVVTKYYLENNPNKIIISKDGKFEEPKNSNENIVITQIGYMKSKDKILISKFPKKTTLVPKHLPLKIESLTYAFSKLEVKEVKNIEHWNTKNITDINHIFSDSPFFNQDISNWDTKNIKNMSGAFFGATSFNQPLNSWDVSNVTLMSDMFSGATKFNQDLSNWKTNNVVDMESMFQEAKAFNGDIANWNVEKVKRMGQMFTDATSFNKNIGNWRVMKDVAVFAMFKGAEKFNLSYISNWNTKNKNFT; this is translated from the coding sequence ATGAAAAAATCTTGAAGAATATTATCTGCTATATCAATAATATCAATTCCATTTCCTATAGTTGCTGCTTCATGTGAAAAAAAGAATAATATTCAAAAAACAATAAAATTTGATGAAAATAATCAGCAAGAAAATAAAGAAAAAGAAGATGAACAAAAAAATCAAAATCAACAAGACAATCAAAGTAACAAAATAGGAAATAAATCAAATTTAGAAACAAATAAAGAAGATTTACAAGCTAAAGAAAAACAAGAAAATCTAGAAAAAATAAAAAAGATCCAATCTTTATGAGAAATGCATAAAGATGAATTTGGAACATTTCATACTCATAAAGATGTACTAGATCAAATTAATGTTTATGCAAATGAAGAAAAAATATCAACTCTAGAGCTTGCCAATGATGCAAAAATTAACTCATTCTTAGAAGAAGATGAAAATGGTGGAAAAAATAATATTGAATTTAAAATAGGTGAAAATAAATTTAATCTTAAATTGGGTAGTGTTTTTAAAGATAAAGTTGTTACAAAATATTATTTAGAAAATAATCCAAACAAAATAATAATTAGTAAAGATGGAAAATTTGAAGAACCAAAAAACTCGAATGAAAATATTGTTATTACTCAAATAGGATATATGAAATCTAAAGATAAAATTTTAATTTCAAAATTCCCTAAAAAAACTACATTAGTACCAAAACATTTACCCTTAAAAATAGAATCTTTAACTTATGCTTTTTCAAAATTAGAAGTTAAAGAAGTAAAAAATATTGAACATTGAAATACTAAAAACATAACAGATATTAATCATATTTTCTCTGATTCACCTTTTTTTAACCAAGATATATCTAATTGAGATACAAAGAATATTAAAAATATGTCTGGAGCATTTTTTGGAGCTACTTCATTTAATCAACCATTAAATTCTTGAGATGTTTCAAATGTAACTCTAATGTCTGACATGTTTTCGGGAGCTACTAAATTTAATCAAGATCTTTCAAATTGAAAAACAAATAATGTTGTAGATATGGAATCCATGTTTCAAGAAGCTAAAGCATTTAATGGTGACATAGCCAATTGAAATGTTGAAAAAGTTAAAAGAATGGGACAAATGTTTACCGATGCAACTTCATTCAATAAAAATATTGGTAATTGAAGAGTAATGAAAGATGTTGCTGTATTTGCAATGTTTAAGGGAGCAGAAAAATTTAATTTAAGTTATATTAGTAATTGAAATACTAAAAATAAAAATTTTACTTAA